GAACGCCGTCGCGATCGACAGGCCCCCGTGCGGCACGAGCGAGACCTCGAGCGGCACGTCCGTCCCGTCTTTTCGGTGCCCGATGGCCCGCTCCGGCGCGGCTCTGCCCTCGTCCCACCAGGGCCCGTCGCCCACGCCCGGCAATACGACGAGCGCGGGGAACGACTCGCCGACGAGCTCTCCGGGCGAGCGCCCGAGGAGGCGCTCCGCCGCGGGATTGGCGTAGACAATCCGCCCACGTTCGTCCGCGCAGACGATCCCGTCGGGCGCCCGCGCGATCACTTCCGTCCAATCGATCGTCGTCTCCTGCACGGTGCCACCTTGCGTTCGTCGTCGTGGGCTTCATTAGGGACGGAGGGGTTTGCTGCCAGTGGGGGGCACGAAATTGGGAAAGCGCTCGCGACCGACCGTGCTGATCGTCGACGACGACGACGAGATTCGTTATTCGATGCGCAACCTCCTGGTCGTATCGGATTTCGACGTCCTGCTCGCCGCCGACGGCGTCGAGGCGCTCAAGCTGCTCGAACGCAATCGCGTGGACGCGCTGGTCATCGATTTGATGATGCCGCGCCTCGACGGCGTGGGCGTCATCCGGGCGCTGCTCGGCAAACCCGCCGAGGAGCGGCCAAACGTCATCATCGTGGTCTCGGCGCACGTCGAGCTCCGCCGGCGCATCATGGGCCTCGACGTCCGCCGCGTGTTCCCCAAGCCCTTCGACGCGCTCGCCCTGGTGAACGAGCTCTCCGACGCGTTCGGCAGCTCCGAATCCGGGGCGAATGATAAACCCGAAGGGCCGACGCTCACCGTCGTGACCCGCGGCCACGAAGGGCGCCCGAGCTGAGCCTCAGCCGGCCTCGTCCGACGTGCCGATGCGCTTGCGGATCGTGTCCTCCACCATTTCCCGGACAACCCCCCAGAGCGCGTCCTGGTTCGGGCAGCCCGCGAGCGGCCCGAGCGGGATCTGGAAGCCTCCTTTGCCGCGCCGCCCGCCGCCGTACGGCATGCCGAGCGGGCCGATGCCGAACGCGTCGCGCAGCCACGTCGCCGGATCCAGCGACGCGTCGTTCGTGCGGAGCGAACCGTCGATCCACCCGTCGACCAGGCCGAACGTGATCGCCGTCTTGATCCCCTCGCGCCGCAGGAGAAAGTCGGCCGCTTGCCCGATCGCGTCTCGGTCCTGCGGGCGCACCTGCCCCACGCCCGAGAAGACCCACGTCCCCTCCACCTGCATCGCCTCCAGCGCGCGCCGCATGATCCGCATCGAGCTCGACGGGATCGCATACCGCGACAGCGCGGCGAGCACGTCCGTGTCCACGAGGTCGATGATGCTCGCGAGGGCCCGCAGATCCTCCGCGCTCGCGTGCAAGAGATCGTCCGTGTCGCTGCGGATCCCGTACGCCAGCGCGGTCGCGAGCCTCGTCGCGATCGTCCCGTTCTCCAGGACCCGCGTCGGGGCCTCGATCACGTACTCTGTGTAGATCGTGCTCGCGGCGCCCACGCCGAGCCGGATGTCCACGAACTCCGCGTTGAGTTTTCCCTGGATCGCGTGGTGATCCACGATCGACACGCAGGGCAGCCCCGAGCTCCTCGGCAGCTCGATCGAGTTCGCGTCGACCAGGCTGAGCGCGGTGTACCGGTCGAGGTCCTCCGGCGCGGTCACGCGCACGAGCGGCAGGTCGAGCAAATTCACCATCGCCCGGTTCTCCGCGCGGCTCACGAGCGGCAGGTGCGCGATGTCGCACTCGATGCCGACGCTCGCGCAGAGCCTCTGGTGGGCCCATGCGCTCGCCAGGCTGTCGGGGTCCGGATATCCCCGGATGACCACGACGTGCCGGCCTTCGTGTTTCCGTAGCGCCTCGAGGAGCTGCCCCACGCGGCTCTCTGCTCCGTCGACGCGACGCGGCCCGCGCAGATCGGG
This sequence is a window from Polyangium spumosum. Protein-coding genes within it:
- a CDS encoding response regulator — its product is MLIVDDDDEIRYSMRNLLVVSDFDVLLAADGVEALKLLERNRVDALVIDLMMPRLDGVGVIRALLGKPAEERPNVIIVVSAHVELRRRIMGLDVRRVFPKPFDALALVNELSDAFGSSESGANDKPEGPTLTVVTRGHEGRPS
- a CDS encoding DHH family phosphoesterase, which codes for MNQQEALRIEPDRSSSPHLPDLRGPRRVDGAESRVGQLLEALRKHEGRHVVVIRGYPDPDSLASAWAHQRLCASVGIECDIAHLPLVSRAENRAMVNLLDLPLVRVTAPEDLDRYTALSLVDANSIELPRSSGLPCVSIVDHHAIQGKLNAEFVDIRLGVGAASTIYTEYVIEAPTRVLENGTIATRLATALAYGIRSDTDDLLHASAEDLRALASIIDLVDTDVLAALSRYAIPSSSMRIMRRALEAMQVEGTWVFSGVGQVRPQDRDAIGQAADFLLRREGIKTAITFGLVDGWIDGSLRTNDASLDPATWLRDAFGIGPLGMPYGGGRRGKGGFQIPLGPLAGCPNQDALWGVVREMVEDTIRKRIGTSDEAG